Proteins found in one Actinokineospora alba genomic segment:
- a CDS encoding helix-turn-helix domain-containing protein gives MIALSDSIDRPAFGQCLLRHRAKAGLSQTELARASGMSVRALRDLEHGRASAPQARSTELLAEALRLAAAERESFLLLGKEGRRRSGHAAGQTLLYGLPAVPELIGREAELRQLSQEATTGGVVVIIGPPGVGKTSLAVTAAGRLASRFPDGCLAINLRGVDDRPVTTGAALEQLLAALGIQPSRIPADQNERADLFRTLLRDRRVLVVLDNAANESQVRPLLATGAHSLTIVTCRRALAGLESARWLPLDVLLAENSVDMIASIVGEAVVREEPEATGELVALCGNLPLAVRIVGNRLANRRRSVAAVVQQMRDERLRLDSLTAGDLQLRSAFEVSFQRLSPPAQLVFRRLALIAGADFDDEFAAVACGLPVDEIGLALDELVEASLLAITSVSNRLQFHDLIRIFARERLAAEEPEDVRHRLRDEFYSYVLGRGVAAGKLFFADVREVPADNPFRSLEQARTWLVQEATTWFPVHQEAAALGWHREVLDFSFYAQRYVQSRELEHDWLAVHSAGLKAARALGLRDKEVDSLTQVGWLQSFVAGEHELAFATLCTAVEIAETDSYHSGLMVARCAKGLVLLRLGRVAEALELNRLAYEMSADYDFFALRSWMAVSYGAALFAVGRLEESLAVYQSLLAELTSREGETNRDMETKARVLMLSKAGDCLAGLQRWQEAALSYRAARSAQPDDQVAVYVSEAELALSEGVAWRNAGKLDTARACLEHALELFTGPATGADRERTEAELALLG, from the coding sequence ATGATCGCCTTGTCCGATTCGATCGATCGACCGGCTTTCGGCCAGTGCCTACTCCGCCACCGGGCTAAGGCCGGTCTGTCCCAAACAGAGCTCGCTCGCGCCTCGGGTATGAGCGTTCGGGCCCTGCGCGATCTCGAACACGGACGTGCGTCGGCGCCGCAGGCACGCTCGACCGAATTGCTCGCCGAAGCTCTCCGGCTGGCAGCGGCTGAGAGAGAGTCTTTCCTGTTGCTGGGGAAGGAGGGGCGGCGCCGATCCGGACACGCGGCAGGCCAGACACTGCTGTACGGCCTGCCCGCTGTTCCCGAATTGATCGGCAGGGAGGCGGAGCTGCGGCAACTGTCCCAGGAAGCTACGACAGGTGGGGTGGTCGTGATCATCGGCCCTCCGGGGGTGGGCAAGACCTCGCTCGCCGTGACCGCGGCAGGCAGACTCGCGTCGCGATTCCCCGACGGCTGTCTCGCAATCAACCTTCGTGGCGTCGACGACCGGCCGGTGACCACCGGTGCCGCGCTGGAACAGCTGCTGGCCGCGTTGGGCATTCAGCCGAGTCGCATCCCGGCGGACCAGAACGAGCGCGCCGACTTGTTCCGCACGCTGTTGCGGGACCGACGCGTGTTGGTCGTGCTGGACAACGCGGCCAACGAGTCCCAGGTCCGGCCGTTGCTCGCGACCGGTGCCCACAGCCTGACGATCGTCACCTGCCGCCGAGCACTCGCGGGACTGGAGTCGGCGCGCTGGTTGCCACTCGACGTGCTGCTCGCGGAGAACTCGGTCGACATGATCGCCTCGATCGTCGGCGAAGCGGTCGTGCGGGAGGAACCGGAGGCGACGGGTGAGTTGGTGGCGTTGTGCGGCAACCTGCCGCTGGCCGTGCGGATCGTCGGCAACAGGCTCGCGAATAGGAGGCGTTCGGTCGCGGCGGTGGTCCAGCAGATGCGTGACGAGCGGCTGCGACTCGACTCACTGACCGCGGGTGACCTGCAGCTGCGCTCCGCCTTCGAGGTCTCCTTCCAGCGGCTGTCACCGCCCGCGCAGCTGGTGTTCCGCCGGCTCGCGCTGATCGCGGGCGCCGACTTCGACGACGAGTTCGCCGCCGTCGCATGCGGCCTGCCGGTGGACGAGATCGGCCTGGCGCTCGACGAACTGGTGGAGGCCTCGCTGCTGGCCATCACCTCGGTGTCCAACCGCCTGCAGTTTCACGACCTGATCCGGATCTTCGCCCGGGAACGCCTGGCCGCCGAGGAGCCGGAAGACGTGCGCCACCGGCTGCGCGACGAGTTCTACTCGTATGTCCTGGGCCGTGGTGTCGCGGCGGGGAAGCTGTTCTTCGCCGACGTCCGGGAGGTACCCGCGGACAACCCGTTCCGGTCACTGGAACAGGCGCGGACCTGGCTGGTACAGGAGGCGACGACCTGGTTCCCGGTGCATCAGGAGGCCGCCGCGCTCGGCTGGCACCGCGAAGTACTCGACTTCTCGTTCTACGCGCAGCGCTACGTCCAGAGCCGCGAACTCGAACACGACTGGCTCGCGGTTCACTCCGCCGGGTTGAAGGCGGCTAGGGCCCTCGGTCTGCGGGACAAGGAGGTCGACTCACTCACCCAGGTGGGCTGGCTGCAGAGCTTTGTCGCAGGCGAGCACGAACTCGCTTTCGCCACCCTGTGCACAGCTGTCGAGATCGCGGAGACAGACAGTTACCACAGCGGGCTCATGGTGGCGCGATGCGCGAAAGGTCTCGTGTTGCTCCGTCTTGGCCGGGTGGCCGAGGCACTCGAGCTCAACCGGCTCGCCTATGAGATGTCCGCGGACTACGACTTCTTCGCCCTGCGGTCGTGGATGGCCGTGTCGTACGGCGCCGCGTTGTTCGCCGTCGGCAGGTTGGAGGAGTCCCTAGCGGTCTACCAGTCGCTGCTGGCCGAACTGACCAGCCGGGAAGGTGAGACGAACCGCGACATGGAGACCAAGGCCCGCGTGCTGATGCTCTCCAAAGCGGGCGACTGTCTCGCGGGCTTGCAGCGGTGGCAGGAGGCAGCGCTGAGCTATCGCGCGGCGCGATCCGCACAACCCGACGACCAGGTCGCGGTGTACGTCAGTGAGGCCGAGCTCGCGCTGAGCGAAGGTGTGGCCTGGCGCAACGCAGGCAAGCTCGACACTGCCCGCGCCTGCCTGGAGCACGCACTCGAGCTGTTCACCGGACCCGCGACCGGCGCGGACCGCGAGCGCACCGAGGCGGAACTCGCGCTGCTCGGCTGA
- a CDS encoding transposase family protein: MVGTCRSCPPGRVAIVDSGVRPGREHDMSAARADLDLLARITEWVGDGALAMADLGYEGELDIFRIPFKKPADTTLTVDQQPYNTVHGALRCLGERANSLIKTTYKALRRNRGCPLASARCGPRSPTSRPRRGTPPTSSARWSRGRPAPPSTGSTRG, from the coding sequence ATGGTGGGAACGTGCAGGTCGTGTCCGCCCGGACGGGTGGCCATTGTGGACTCCGGGGTGCGTCCCGGTCGGGAGCACGACATGAGCGCCGCCCGCGCCGACTTGGATCTGTTGGCCCGAATCACCGAGTGGGTCGGCGACGGCGCCCTCGCCATGGCCGATCTGGGGTACGAAGGCGAACTCGACATCTTCCGCATTCCGTTCAAGAAGCCCGCCGACACTACGTTGACCGTGGACCAACAGCCCTACAACACCGTCCACGGCGCCCTGCGCTGCCTGGGCGAACGCGCCAACTCCCTGATCAAGACCACATACAAAGCTCTACGCCGCAATCGCGGCTGCCCCTTGGCGAGCGCGCGCTGCGGGCCCAGGTCGCCGACATCGCGGCCAAGGCGCGGGACGCCACCGACATCATCGGCCAGGTGGTCGCGCGGCAGGCCCGCTCCGCCATCGACCGGATCGACTCGCGGATGA
- a CDS encoding thiamine pyrophosphate-dependent enzyme, whose product MWMSRLYPTYEPNTFLVSNGLSTIAFALPGALAAERR is encoded by the coding sequence ATGTGGATGTCGCGGCTATATCCCACTTACGAGCCGAACACCTTCCTCGTCTCCAACGGGTTGTCCACTATCGCCTTCGCGCTCCCTGGAGCGCTCGCGGCGGAACGCCGCTGA
- a CDS encoding amidohydrolase family protein: protein MIIEGTTIAGVGCAADLRHGETVVEFPGATLFPGLIDPHVHLAFDASSDSVKPLAERDDDAVAAAMRFAATTALRAGITTIRDLGDRDFCHWRCEARWTCRPSSRPGRH, encoded by the coding sequence GTGATCATCGAAGGAACGACGATAGCCGGAGTCGGCTGCGCGGCGGATCTGCGGCATGGGGAGACCGTGGTGGAGTTTCCGGGCGCCACCCTGTTTCCTGGTCTGATCGACCCTCATGTGCACCTCGCCTTCGACGCGAGCTCCGACTCGGTGAAGCCGCTCGCCGAGCGCGACGACGATGCTGTCGCGGCCGCAATGCGCTTCGCGGCCACGACAGCATTGCGCGCCGGCATCACGACCATTCGGGACCTCGGTGACAGGGACTTCTGTCACTGGCGCTGCGAGGCGCGGTGGACCTGCCGACCATCGTCGCGGCCGGGCCGCCACTGA